A genomic region of Gimesia chilikensis contains the following coding sequences:
- a CDS encoding SDR family NAD(P)-dependent oxidoreductase, whose translation MKLEGRNALVTGASRGIGRGCAIEMAKAGANVAINYRSHPEEAEEAAEEARSYGVKAITVQADVSDQASVEAAVAKTVEEFGSLDLFVSNSAYSDRELILEADMEGFKRTIDVTMWGAFFGVRAAAAQMTKQGSGGSIVVISSPHAVIAIPTSAAYNMAKAAIDHMARTAAIEFAQHRIRVNTVHPGWIDTPGERKFFTDEQLQAGAENIPWKRLGTPNEVGKLVTFLSSPDADYMTGGTTTIDGGISLPWWSNRAEGAQ comes from the coding sequence ATGAAACTGGAAGGGCGAAATGCGCTCGTGACGGGCGCCTCTCGGGGCATCGGTCGAGGATGTGCGATTGAAATGGCCAAAGCAGGCGCCAATGTGGCGATCAATTATCGCTCCCATCCCGAAGAAGCGGAAGAAGCAGCTGAAGAAGCCCGCTCTTACGGCGTGAAAGCCATCACTGTCCAGGCTGATGTCTCTGATCAGGCCTCGGTCGAAGCCGCTGTGGCCAAGACTGTTGAAGAATTCGGCAGCCTCGATCTGTTCGTTTCCAACTCTGCCTACAGCGATCGGGAACTGATCCTGGAAGCCGACATGGAAGGTTTCAAACGAACCATCGATGTGACCATGTGGGGTGCCTTCTTCGGCGTTCGGGCGGCTGCCGCCCAGATGACCAAACAGGGTTCGGGTGGCTCTATTGTCGTCATCAGTTCTCCGCATGCGGTCATCGCGATTCCGACCTCAGCCGCTTACAACATGGCGAAAGCCGCCATCGACCACATGGCGCGTACCGCTGCCATCGAATTCGCGCAGCATCGCATCCGTGTGAATACCGTTCATCCCGGCTGGATTGATACTCCCGGTGAGCGGAAGTTCTTTACCGATGAGCAGTTGCAGGCCGGTGCGGAAAACATCCCCTGGAAACGACTGGGAACCCCGAATGAAGTCGGCAAACTGGTGACCTTCCTCTCCAGTCCCGATGCCGATTACATGACCGGCGGTACCACCACGATTGATGGTGGAATCAGCCTGCCCTGGTGGTCCAATCGGGCCGAGGGTGCACAGTAA
- the lepA gene encoding translation elongation factor 4 has translation MATEPRLIRNFSIVAHIDHGKSTLADQLLLKTGAITEREFKNQILDDLQIEQERGITVKARTVVIHHKYKGETYELNLIDTPGHVDFHYEVSRSLAACEGALLLVDAFQGVQAQTVANAYACINADLSIIPVVNKIDLPVTRIDEVLEEVESVVGLDPEEALKVSAKSGLGIEDVLDAIVERIPPPSGDPSAPLQALVFDSKYDHYRGVVTYVRVVQGTVEKGQTVVLMRGGTKLDIIEIGQFTPHMKAVKSLGPGQVGYLVSGAKELSQVHVGDTIADPKKLPAAPLPGYQTPQQMVFCGMYPIEATDFEKLREELQKLSLNDASFSFVPETSDALGFGFRCGFLGMLHMEIIQQRLEQEFNIDLLQTAPNVTYEILERSGEVLHLDNPQDVPDASRIEEFREPIALVNFILPAENIGTIMQLCSDRRGIYKNTEYLGTNRAQLVYELPLAEIVYDMYDRLKSATKGYGTMDYDIIGYRAADLVKMDILVKGERVDALSTIVHRSQSERRGRGLAKRLKEEISKHQFEIPIQAAIGGKIIARETIKALRKNVTAKCYGGDITRKRKLWEKQKEGKKRLKQFGQVEIPQKAFLAVLDATKEE, from the coding sequence ATGGCAACTGAGCCCCGTCTGATTCGAAACTTTTCGATCGTAGCACACATTGACCACGGGAAAAGTACGCTGGCCGACCAGCTGCTCCTGAAAACCGGCGCCATCACGGAGCGGGAATTCAAAAACCAGATTCTGGATGACCTGCAGATTGAACAGGAACGCGGAATTACGGTCAAAGCCCGCACGGTGGTGATTCACCACAAATACAAAGGTGAAACATACGAGCTGAACCTGATCGACACCCCCGGTCACGTCGACTTCCACTACGAAGTCTCCCGCAGCCTGGCTGCCTGTGAAGGCGCGCTGCTGCTCGTCGACGCCTTTCAGGGTGTGCAGGCCCAGACCGTCGCGAACGCCTACGCCTGTATCAACGCCGACCTGTCGATCATTCCGGTCGTCAATAAAATCGACCTGCCTGTCACCCGTATCGACGAAGTGCTGGAAGAAGTCGAATCGGTCGTCGGTCTCGACCCCGAAGAAGCACTCAAAGTCAGCGCCAAGAGCGGGCTCGGCATTGAAGACGTGCTCGATGCCATCGTCGAACGCATCCCCCCTCCAAGTGGCGATCCCAGTGCGCCACTGCAGGCACTGGTCTTCGACAGCAAGTACGATCATTACCGCGGCGTTGTTACCTACGTCCGCGTGGTCCAGGGAACGGTAGAAAAAGGCCAGACGGTCGTCCTGATGCGAGGCGGTACCAAGCTGGACATTATCGAGATCGGCCAGTTCACTCCGCATATGAAAGCCGTCAAGTCGCTGGGGCCCGGACAGGTAGGTTACCTGGTCAGTGGTGCTAAGGAACTCAGCCAGGTTCACGTGGGGGATACCATCGCAGACCCCAAAAAGCTGCCGGCCGCCCCACTGCCCGGTTATCAGACTCCACAACAGATGGTGTTCTGTGGAATGTATCCTATCGAAGCCACCGACTTTGAAAAGTTGCGTGAAGAGCTGCAGAAGCTGAGCCTCAATGACGCCAGTTTCAGTTTCGTACCAGAAACCAGTGACGCTCTGGGCTTCGGCTTCCGTTGCGGCTTCCTGGGCATGCTGCACATGGAAATCATTCAGCAGCGTCTGGAACAGGAATTCAACATCGACCTGTTGCAAACCGCACCTAACGTAACTTATGAAATCCTGGAGCGCAGCGGCGAAGTTTTACACCTCGATAACCCGCAGGACGTTCCAGATGCCAGCCGCATCGAAGAATTCCGCGAACCCATCGCGCTGGTGAATTTCATCCTGCCTGCAGAGAACATCGGCACCATCATGCAGCTCTGTTCCGACAGGCGCGGGATCTACAAGAATACCGAGTACCTGGGAACCAATCGGGCACAGCTGGTTTACGAACTGCCGCTGGCGGAAATCGTCTACGACATGTACGACCGCTTGAAAAGCGCGACCAAGGGTTACGGTACGATGGACTATGATATCATCGGCTACCGTGCAGCCGACCTGGTCAAGATGGACATCCTCGTCAAAGGGGAACGCGTCGATGCCCTCTCCACGATCGTGCACCGCTCACAGTCCGAGCGTCGTGGACGCGGTCTGGCGAAGCGGCTCAAGGAGGAGATCTCCAAGCACCAGTTTGAAATCCCGATTCAAGCCGCGATTGGTGGAAAGATCATCGCTCGCGAGACGATCAAAGCCCTCCGTAAAAATGTGACCGCCAAGTGTTACGGTGGTGACATTACCCGTAAGCGCAAGCTGTGGGAAAAACAGAAAGAGGGCAAGAAACGCCTCAAGCAGTTCGGCCAGGTCGAGATTCCCCAGAAGGCGTTCCTCGCAGTTCTGGATGCGACCAAAGAAGAGTAA
- a CDS encoding family 16 glycoside hydrolase encodes MNSGLFKRLFCQACCALLLLTVALGSSVSAEDAKKVLKAGIIGLDTSHAIAFTKMLNTGNPEGDLAGCRIVAAYPKGSPDIESSVSRVPGYTKQVKEMGVEIVDSIPALLEKVDVVFLETNDGRPHLKQALPVLQSGKPVFIDKPIAASLTDAVALFELSKKYNTPMFSSSSLRFAKGAQRLRNGEEGKIMKASTHSPCSLESTHPDLYWYGIHGVETLFTVMGPGCESVTRTISNADRDEVAGKWAGGREGHFAGVRKGTPKGYGGTAVGKNGEVAVGGYDGYKPLLVEIVKFFRTGKAPVSPEETLEIYAFMEAADESKRQGGKEVTLASVMEKAEKQAAKKLARLDVADSGASESDNKLTAAEKAEGWKLLFNGENYKGWMCSNGKKIAAPIENGALVPYKSGGYLIVYNKEFGDFKFKCDVKMPEECNSGIFFRVGDLKNPVQTGFEAQVLSGDGTGMHDFGAIYDLVSPAKNLASAPGEWTHFEITCKGPHISVAVNGEVVAKLNADEWTEPGKRLDGSAHKFKAAVKDFPRKGYIGFQDHGHKVWYKNVKLLEL; translated from the coding sequence ATGAACTCTGGACTTTTTAAACGCCTTTTCTGTCAGGCCTGTTGCGCTCTGCTGCTGTTGACAGTTGCCCTGGGCAGCTCGGTCTCCGCCGAAGATGCCAAGAAGGTACTCAAAGCCGGGATTATCGGCCTGGATACTTCGCACGCGATTGCCTTCACCAAGATGCTGAATACCGGCAACCCGGAAGGGGATCTGGCCGGCTGTCGGATCGTCGCCGCTTATCCCAAGGGAAGCCCGGATATTGAATCCAGTGTCTCTCGTGTTCCCGGCTATACGAAGCAGGTCAAGGAAATGGGCGTGGAAATCGTCGATTCCATTCCCGCTCTGCTGGAGAAAGTCGATGTGGTCTTCCTCGAAACAAACGATGGTCGTCCGCACCTGAAACAGGCACTGCCGGTTCTCCAGTCAGGCAAGCCGGTCTTCATCGACAAGCCGATTGCTGCCTCGCTGACCGATGCCGTCGCTCTGTTCGAACTCTCCAAAAAATACAATACTCCGATGTTCTCATCCTCATCACTGCGGTTTGCCAAGGGCGCACAGCGTCTGCGGAACGGCGAAGAGGGAAAGATCATGAAGGCCAGCACCCACAGCCCCTGCTCGCTGGAAAGCACTCATCCCGACCTCTACTGGTACGGGATCCACGGTGTCGAAACTCTGTTTACCGTGATGGGACCTGGTTGTGAGTCTGTCACCCGTACGATCAGCAATGCTGATCGGGATGAAGTCGCCGGCAAATGGGCCGGTGGTCGTGAAGGGCATTTCGCTGGTGTCCGTAAAGGAACCCCTAAAGGTTATGGCGGAACCGCAGTCGGTAAAAACGGTGAAGTCGCCGTGGGTGGTTACGACGGTTATAAGCCGCTGCTGGTGGAGATCGTGAAGTTCTTCCGTACCGGCAAGGCGCCTGTGAGCCCTGAAGAGACACTGGAAATCTACGCATTCATGGAAGCTGCTGACGAAAGTAAACGTCAGGGGGGTAAAGAAGTCACCCTGGCAAGCGTCATGGAAAAAGCTGAAAAGCAGGCTGCGAAGAAGCTGGCCAGGCTCGATGTGGCTGACTCCGGTGCTTCAGAATCAGATAACAAGCTGACTGCAGCTGAAAAAGCAGAAGGCTGGAAACTGCTGTTCAACGGCGAGAACTACAAAGGCTGGATGTGCAGCAACGGTAAGAAGATCGCTGCCCCGATCGAAAACGGCGCACTGGTGCCTTACAAGTCGGGTGGTTACCTGATCGTCTACAACAAAGAATTTGGTGATTTCAAATTCAAGTGTGATGTCAAGATGCCTGAAGAATGCAACTCCGGAATCTTTTTCCGCGTGGGTGATCTGAAGAATCCCGTGCAGACCGGTTTCGAAGCGCAGGTCTTAAGTGGTGACGGCACTGGTATGCACGATTTCGGGGCGATCTATGACCTCGTATCACCTGCAAAGAATCTGGCCAGTGCACCGGGTGAATGGACTCATTTTGAGATTACCTGCAAAGGTCCGCACATCAGCGTCGCCGTGAATGGAGAAGTGGTTGCCAAACTGAATGCAGATGAATGGACTGAGCCGGGCAAGCGTCTGGATGGTTCTGCGCACAAGTTCAAGGCGGCTGTCAAAGACTTCCCGCGGAAAGGTTACATCGGTTTTCAGGACCACGGACACAAAGTCTGGTATAAGAATGTAAAGTTGCTGGAACTGTAA
- a CDS encoding 3'-5' exoribonuclease YhaM family protein — MNTAREVMLLSEMEPGQMADSFVLLVSRQRSNTRDGKPYFRVQFRDHATVATAMIWSDTLWFEDCETNWSEGEFYKVRARYDESKYGPQLDIDRIRPVNDEDAEDGFDPGLYFKRSRFSSDEMFAELTDIAREQITEEPLRDLVLDILDEYADQIKVIAAASRNHHAFTGGFLEHVLSVTRTACYLADKYSDYYREMQPPLNKSLVVAGAILHDIGKLNELDYKPHASSYTPAGRLIGHILLGRDLVREHARKFEELSPETLLRLEHMIVSHQNLPEWGSPVAPHTPEALLVHYADDVDAKFHMMATTLENILPGNEDAFSGRDNALRRSIFLGLKTPE, encoded by the coding sequence ATGAACACCGCGCGAGAAGTCATGCTGTTGAGTGAAATGGAACCCGGACAGATGGCGGACAGTTTTGTCCTGCTCGTCTCCCGACAGCGTTCCAACACGCGGGACGGGAAACCTTATTTTCGGGTCCAGTTCCGCGACCATGCGACAGTGGCCACCGCGATGATCTGGAGCGACACTCTCTGGTTTGAAGACTGTGAGACCAACTGGAGCGAGGGGGAGTTCTATAAAGTCCGAGCCCGCTATGACGAAAGTAAGTACGGTCCCCAACTGGACATTGACCGCATTCGTCCCGTGAATGACGAAGACGCCGAGGATGGATTTGACCCCGGCCTGTATTTCAAACGCTCCCGTTTTTCCAGCGACGAGATGTTTGCAGAGCTGACGGACATTGCTCGCGAACAGATTACCGAGGAACCCTTGCGCGATCTGGTGCTGGACATTTTGGATGAATATGCAGACCAGATCAAAGTGATCGCTGCAGCCAGCAGAAATCATCATGCGTTCACCGGCGGCTTTCTGGAACATGTGCTGTCGGTCACTCGGACTGCCTGTTATCTGGCCGACAAATACAGCGACTATTACCGGGAGATGCAACCGCCGCTGAACAAATCTCTGGTGGTAGCAGGGGCCATCCTGCACGATATCGGCAAGCTGAACGAACTCGATTACAAACCGCATGCATCCAGCTACACACCAGCGGGACGATTGATCGGCCATATCCTGCTGGGCCGCGATCTGGTACGGGAGCACGCCCGAAAATTTGAGGAACTCAGTCCCGAGACCCTGCTGCGACTGGAACATATGATCGTCTCGCATCAGAATCTGCCCGAATGGGGCTCGCCTGTCGCCCCACATACCCCGGAAGCACTGCTGGTGCATTATGCAGATGATGTGGATGCGAAGTTCCACATGATGGCCACCACGCTGGAAAATATCCTGCCCGGAAACGAAGATGCGTTTTCAGGACGCGATAATGCCCTGCGGCGGAGTATCTTTCTGGGGCTGAAAACGCCAGAATAA
- a CDS encoding ROK family protein, giving the protein MNPTKPQEPYFVGIDIGGTNVKVGIVDDAGQTLAFSKTSTDVPSGVEAGLKNIYQAIDDALADCRLTMDDIRAIGIATPGTMDIPGGKLVDPPNLPTWKGFPIRQTVCDHYGGKPTIYQNDANAAAYGEYWIGGAREAHSLVFWTLGTGIGCGIIIDEMIIEGRHSHGGECGHIVIQMDDGRLCDSGQYGTLEAYAGGTSLVKRCQEQLDAGRESVLNDMLQQGQELTPLLISEAGEQNDELATELIMESARCLGVGTTNLMHTIDPDMVLFGGAVTFGGKGTAQGDRFLQRIREEVQQRAFSVPYENTIIDYAELGADAGYIGVAGCARLACLKAE; this is encoded by the coding sequence ATGAATCCGACAAAGCCTCAAGAACCTTATTTTGTCGGCATTGATATCGGTGGTACGAACGTCAAGGTCGGTATCGTTGATGATGCCGGCCAGACACTTGCCTTCTCTAAAACGAGCACCGATGTTCCTTCAGGTGTTGAGGCGGGCCTGAAAAACATCTACCAGGCCATCGACGATGCCCTGGCTGACTGTCGGCTGACTATGGACGACATCAGGGCCATCGGGATCGCCACTCCCGGTACGATGGATATTCCCGGGGGGAAACTGGTCGATCCGCCGAATCTTCCGACCTGGAAAGGTTTTCCGATCCGCCAGACCGTCTGTGATCATTACGGAGGCAAACCGACGATCTACCAGAACGATGCGAACGCGGCCGCCTATGGAGAATACTGGATCGGCGGTGCCCGCGAGGCTCATAGTCTGGTGTTCTGGACACTGGGCACGGGCATTGGATGTGGTATTATTATAGACGAAATGATCATCGAAGGTCGTCACTCACACGGAGGCGAATGCGGACACATCGTCATCCAGATGGATGACGGACGGTTATGTGATTCAGGACAATATGGTACACTCGAAGCTTACGCGGGTGGCACGTCCCTGGTAAAGCGCTGCCAGGAACAGCTGGACGCCGGTCGTGAGTCCGTCCTGAATGACATGCTGCAGCAGGGCCAGGAACTGACGCCTCTGCTGATCTCCGAGGCCGGAGAACAAAACGATGAACTGGCAACCGAGCTGATTATGGAATCCGCCCGTTGCCTGGGAGTCGGCACGACAAACCTGATGCACACCATCGATCCGGACATGGTTCTGTTCGGCGGTGCAGTGACATTCGGAGGCAAGGGTACTGCCCAGGGAGACCGTTTCCTGCAGCGCATCCGGGAAGAGGTCCAACAACGCGCGTTCTCGGTTCCCTACGAGAACACGATCATCGATTACGCAGAACTCGGAGCAGACGCCGGTTACATTGGCGTCGCCGGCTGTGCGCGACTGGCCTGCCTCAAAGCAGAATAA
- a CDS encoding amidohydrolase yields the protein MSISKQELVERSQVVLAHAWMVRTFIKHCDEVDDYPELMGITRAVFDASRALETRVDDPDAYLKMLRKKIGRLRKATDQFALDAPEASLHTNFEQAVVSMKGCTQALEALLADVEE from the coding sequence ATGTCGATCAGCAAACAGGAACTGGTAGAGCGCAGTCAGGTGGTCCTGGCGCATGCCTGGATGGTGCGAACGTTTATCAAGCACTGCGATGAAGTCGACGATTACCCGGAGCTCATGGGAATCACGCGGGCTGTCTTTGATGCCTCGCGGGCACTGGAAACCCGCGTGGATGATCCGGACGCGTATCTCAAGATGCTCCGCAAAAAAATCGGTCGCCTCCGCAAAGCCACCGATCAGTTTGCACTGGATGCGCCGGAAGCGTCACTGCACACCAACTTTGAGCAGGCCGTGGTCTCAATGAAAGGCTGCACCCAGGCGCTCGAAGCATTACTGGCAGACGTCGAAGAGTAA
- a CDS encoding HesB/IscA family protein has product MAVTITENASNELKRFKENSNYSEDSLLRIGIVSGGCSGFSYDFKFVEPAEYNEENDTISEQHGVKVVVDKKSSLFLDGTTVDYYEGLDKRGFTFDNPNAVKSCGCGSSFSA; this is encoded by the coding sequence ATGGCTGTCACAATTACTGAAAATGCTTCCAACGAACTGAAGCGTTTCAAAGAGAATTCCAATTACAGTGAAGATTCTCTCTTACGTATCGGGATCGTTTCCGGTGGTTGCAGTGGTTTCTCATACGACTTCAAATTCGTTGAACCAGCTGAATACAACGAAGAAAACGATACCATTTCCGAACAACACGGCGTGAAAGTCGTTGTCGACAAGAAGAGCAGCCTGTTCCTTGACGGTACCACCGTAGACTACTACGAAGGTCTCGACAAACGCGGTTTCACTTTCGATAACCCCAATGCTGTCAAATCCTGCGGATGTGGTAGCAGCTTCTCTGCCTGA
- the dapF gene encoding diaminopimelate epimerase, which translates to MKFTKMHGAGNDYVYVNCFEESLPEDIASLAMAVSDRHKGIGSDGLILICPSEKADARMRMFNADGSESEMCGNGVRCVAKYVYDHGIAKQQTLKIETGAGVLHLDLELAGSRVSQVRVNMGQPILKSAEIPTLLPGDPPVDADLDLGDQRLKVTCVSMGNPHCITFVDELNDHWVHGIGPKVEVHPMFPNRVNAEFIEVVSPSELKMRVWERGSGETQACGTGACASAVAGVLTGRSERNVLIHLPGGDLRLEWAEAGEVYMTGPAVEVYEGVWTGPQ; encoded by the coding sequence ATGAAATTTACCAAGATGCACGGAGCCGGCAACGACTACGTCTATGTCAACTGTTTTGAAGAGTCCCTCCCTGAAGACATTGCCAGCCTGGCGATGGCGGTCAGTGACCGGCACAAAGGCATCGGATCGGACGGACTGATTCTGATCTGCCCGTCGGAAAAAGCGGATGCCCGCATGCGGATGTTTAATGCAGATGGCAGCGAGTCGGAAATGTGCGGGAACGGCGTGCGTTGTGTCGCGAAGTACGTTTACGATCATGGGATCGCGAAACAGCAGACCTTGAAGATCGAAACCGGTGCCGGTGTACTGCATCTGGACCTGGAACTGGCGGGAAGCCGCGTCAGCCAGGTGCGGGTCAACATGGGACAGCCGATTCTCAAAAGCGCCGAGATTCCCACGCTGCTCCCCGGCGATCCTCCGGTCGATGCCGACCTGGATCTGGGTGATCAGAGACTGAAGGTGACCTGTGTTTCCATGGGGAACCCGCACTGTATTACCTTCGTTGACGAGCTCAACGATCACTGGGTGCATGGGATCGGACCGAAAGTAGAAGTGCATCCGATGTTCCCCAATCGGGTCAACGCGGAATTCATCGAAGTCGTCTCGCCCTCCGAACTGAAGATGCGCGTCTGGGAGCGTGGTTCGGGCGAAACCCAGGCTTGTGGCACCGGAGCCTGTGCTTCTGCGGTAGCAGGGGTTCTGACGGGGCGGTCCGAACGGAATGTGCTTATCCACTTGCCCGGTGGTGATTTACGGCTCGAGTGGGCCGAGGCAGGAGAAGTCTATATGACCGGTCCGGCTGTCGAAGTCTACGAGGGAGTCTGGACGGGGCCTCAATAA
- a CDS encoding sulfatase-like hydrolase/transferase, translating into MLRRFVCSALLLLCGFCFSSTLISLHAAEKTARPNIVLCMTDDQGWGETSFNGHPVIKTPHLDDMAASGLRLDRFYAAAPVCSPTRGSFLTGRHPNRFACFSWGHTLRPQEVTVAEAVKSAGYTTGHFGKWHLGSVQANSPVSPGNSGFDEWVSSPNFYENDPYMSHNGMVEQLKGESSRVTVDAALDFMKGAQKKEQPFLAVIWFGNPHLPHEAVDELKALYPNQDPAFQNYFGEISGVDRAMGHLRRQLRDLGLAENTLLWFTSDNGPRPPQFKKDGPRSQATGGLAGYKGNLWEGGIRVPSVIEWPAVIKKPETSDMPCGTIDIYPTVLALTGAKVSHQPTLDGESLLPLIEGHKMSRDKPMGFWTYPIKGHPKRSTDILLALQKQQSPGKPNPPGPVPDADAGSLKTQYSREELPGAAALIDGDYKVLKMENKKGTPKFTLYNLKQDPSEQHDLSKQDPQRFKKMKAALKGWQHSVVDSLNGKDYAD; encoded by the coding sequence ATGCTACGCCGCTTCGTCTGCTCCGCTTTGCTCCTTCTCTGTGGATTCTGTTTCTCCAGTACCCTTATCAGCCTGCACGCCGCTGAAAAAACAGCGCGGCCGAATATCGTGCTCTGCATGACCGACGACCAGGGCTGGGGCGAAACTTCCTTTAACGGGCATCCCGTGATCAAGACACCGCACCTGGATGATATGGCGGCCTCTGGTCTGCGGCTGGACCGCTTTTATGCAGCAGCGCCCGTCTGTTCGCCTACTCGAGGCAGCTTTCTGACCGGACGACACCCGAACCGCTTCGCCTGCTTCAGCTGGGGACATACCTTACGTCCGCAGGAAGTCACAGTCGCTGAGGCGGTCAAGTCAGCTGGTTACACGACTGGTCACTTCGGGAAATGGCACCTCGGTTCGGTGCAGGCTAACAGTCCTGTCTCTCCGGGGAACAGCGGTTTTGACGAATGGGTTTCGAGCCCGAACTTCTATGAAAACGATCCTTACATGAGCCATAACGGAATGGTCGAGCAGCTCAAGGGAGAGAGTTCTCGCGTCACCGTCGATGCGGCGCTCGACTTCATGAAGGGGGCTCAGAAAAAAGAACAGCCCTTCCTGGCGGTCATCTGGTTTGGTAATCCGCATCTGCCCCACGAGGCGGTGGACGAACTCAAAGCCCTGTATCCCAACCAGGATCCTGCTTTCCAGAATTATTTTGGTGAAATCAGCGGCGTCGACCGCGCAATGGGGCATCTGAGAAGGCAGCTCCGCGATCTGGGACTTGCGGAAAATACACTTCTCTGGTTCACCAGCGATAACGGTCCCCGACCTCCCCAGTTCAAAAAAGACGGACCCCGCTCTCAGGCGACCGGCGGTCTGGCCGGTTATAAAGGGAACCTCTGGGAAGGGGGCATTCGCGTGCCGTCTGTGATCGAGTGGCCAGCGGTCATCAAGAAACCGGAAACCTCAGACATGCCCTGCGGCACCATCGACATCTATCCGACAGTGCTTGCTTTGACGGGGGCGAAGGTCTCACATCAGCCCACGCTGGATGGTGAAAGCCTGCTGCCCCTCATCGAAGGACACAAAATGTCCCGCGACAAACCGATGGGCTTCTGGACCTACCCCATCAAAGGGCACCCTAAACGCAGCACGGATATTCTACTGGCGCTGCAGAAACAGCAGTCTCCCGGAAAACCCAATCCACCGGGACCGGTTCCCGATGCCGATGCAGGCAGCCTGAAAACACAGTATTCCCGGGAAGAGCTCCCGGGGGCCGCGGCACTGATCGACGGCGATTATAAAGTCCTGAAAATGGAAAACAAAAAGGGAACGCCAAAATTCACCCTGTATAACCTCAAGCAGGATCCGTCCGAACAGCATGATCTGTCAAAACAGGATCCGCAGCGGTTCAAGAAGATGAAAGCCGCCCTGAAAGGCTGGCAGCATTCGGTGGTCGATAGCCTGAATGGCAAAGACTACGCCGATTGA
- a CDS encoding DUF2752 domain-containing protein yields the protein MNFNSKPTARTSDNRLLSALRELHPGMPIGWKLRLLLICWSLFLIGGFWVAIRIQPDPRGFGSHQQLGFAPCVIRNQFSIPCPSCGMTTSFSHFVRGQLSQSAQANTSGLILALVCLAMIPWSWISVYHRRLWLISNPELCLLWLICGLTSITVMEWAFRMTF from the coding sequence ATGAATTTCAATTCCAAACCCACTGCCAGAACATCAGACAATCGGCTGTTGTCGGCGCTGCGTGAATTACATCCGGGCATGCCCATTGGATGGAAACTGCGGCTGCTGTTGATTTGCTGGAGTCTGTTTCTGATCGGCGGGTTTTGGGTTGCGATTCGAATTCAGCCGGATCCGCGAGGCTTCGGTTCACATCAACAACTCGGTTTTGCACCCTGCGTCATCAGAAATCAATTCTCAATTCCCTGTCCCAGTTGTGGGATGACAACTTCCTTTTCACATTTTGTTCGAGGTCAGTTAAGTCAGTCTGCCCAGGCCAATACGTCCGGGTTGATTCTGGCACTGGTCTGTCTGGCTATGATTCCCTGGTCCTGGATCAGCGTGTATCACAGACGGCTCTGGCTGATCTCCAATCCTGAACTGTGTCTGCTCTGGCTGATCTGTGGTCTGACTTCGATCACCGTGATGGAATGGGCTTTCAGGATGACATTTTAA